ttattattattattttgtattattatataatatattaaataatacatattatattaaaaaataaacagaGTTTATAGCATAACATATCGTATTTCTAAATGGTTCTAtcatatttgttttttaaaatgtaaaattaaaaaaaaaaaattgttttctaaaTTTTCTCAGTTTAGATCACATAATTCGAAAAcaattttaagaaataaaatctagATCACTGAAGTGAGttaatttgaaaacataaaatagaaTCCGAATTTTCTAGCAAACAATTCGGATCGAAGTTGTATTGAGAAAGTCATAGAAGACGTTACCTTCGAGGAAATGGTGCCTTTATTTGCCTGAATGATACAGAATAGATTAAATTTGGTAATTTGGTATTGTTCGTACAATAACAAGAAATAACATTAAATCATATAATAGACAGAGATCTTACTCTCTTATTAAACTTTTTGATATCAGCATTTTGCCCCAAAATCTTTACTGAATCAATCTGACATTAAGggataaaaagtaaaaactaaATCCATATAAATTTCCATAGTTGTTGATTACACCTTACACTCCGCACAGTGATAAactttatcaataatagattaTGAGAGTTAGTGTCTAAAATTTGTTATATCTGTAGAGTCTTTTGCAATGTGTTatatttaaacaattgtgtaggAGCAGAAGAAATTGCAAGATTCAGTTCTAAACAAACACCGATAATCTATAGGGATGAGCACGATAAATAAAAAAACCGAGCTGATCGAGCAAATCAAAGTCGGCCAGTCGATGTTGGtttcaaaaagtttcaaatcGATAATTTCCAAAAAGTTTATCCAAGTGTTAAGTCGATCAGAGCCAACAAAAACTGGTCGAGATAAGCATGATAAATCGAAAAACTGAACCGTTCAAGCAAATCAAAGTTAGTTGGTCGATGTCGGTTTCGAAAAGTTTCAAATCGATAATTTTCAAAAAGTCTATCTAAGTGTTAAATCAATCCGAGCCAACGAAAATCGACTGGCTGACCGACCCTTAGTCATCGACGTTAAGGTCGGTCTGGACATTTACTAAACCGACTATGGTCGGTTCGTCGGTGGTTTTGTAAAAAAAGATGGACTTCTACCAACCGATGATCACCTCTAATAATCTATCTTAACGTTGTCGATTGTTTATGGCTTGCAGAGGAAGCACGATTTTCTGGGTCTTGTGGGGGGAGCGAAAGAGAAGGGTGTTTAGGGGTTTGGAAAGGGGTCATTTGGATATTTGGTTTAATGTCCATTTTCATGTATCTTTATGAGTTTTGTTTTCAAAGATCTTTTGTAACTATTCTTTAGACGGTCCTTTTCTCTCGAAAGGGTGCTTCTTTTTGTCGAACTTGAAACAGTTGGGCAAAACACAAGAAGTTGATTAAGTAGAAGACCAAATATAGATAGAAAGATGCAAGCAACTTCGTGAAAGAAACCAAATTTCAATCTTGAAGAAAGTATCTGATATAAGCAGCAGAGTGTGAAAAAGGATCTTACTTCCCCAAGAAATTCAAAGCCAACAAATGAAACTTTTCCTTCAGCAAATCTGTTTTGGCTCAAAGCTTGAACGCTTGGCACTTGATATTCTTTTGGAAGAACACCCATCAAATATCCAACAAGAAAATGCCCAGCTTCATGCTACAAAAACATGCATAATCCCAACTCCCAAACTCAGTATCAATGGTAGAAACAACCATGAATGAATCAACAATTATAGAATTAGATCACTTTACTTGAGCACAAATGAAGTGTTCTTGTTCTTCACATCTTGAAGAATGTCTACCTTCAGCCATTGAACTCTCTGGCTTTTCAGCAGAGAGAATCTGTATAAGAACAAACAGAGAATGTTGTTCTTGAAACACAAATGGATTTGTcatcaataacatcaaaagtagAGAAAATCTCAAACAGTGAATGTACCTCCTCAAGGAAAGATATCTGAAGACATTGTTGAACTGAATCCAGAATCGAATCCACTAATGGTTGAAGGGATAACATATCCATCCCATTGACCTCAGATTCATCCAGTTCTAAACGCCTCTTGATTATCTACACCATTTTGAACAAGATTTCAAAGACAAGGGTTACTGATCAATGGATGTTTTGGCAGAAGAATCTTTCCAACTCGAAATATACAAAGAGAAAGAGAGTAAGATGACCTGTTTGGCAGCGCCAAAACCACGAAGTCCATATGGTTTTCCTTGCAATTGCTTAACCAATGAAACAGCTG
The sequence above is drawn from the Cucumis melo cultivar AY chromosome 2, USDA_Cmelo_AY_1.0, whole genome shotgun sequence genome and encodes:
- the LOC103492218 gene encoding uncharacterized protein LOC103492218 isoform X2; translated protein: MFLTAAVYDFTFDLEFHRRVPVTGYVVSSAERRRALKLVDRALSKRQYKSAVSLVKQLQGKPYGLRGFGAAKQIIKRRLELDESEVNGMDMLSLQPLVDSILDSVQQCLQISFLEEILSAEKPESSMAEGRHSSRCEEQEHFICAQHEAGHFLVGYLMGVLPKEYQVPSVQALSQNRFAEGKVSFVGFEFLGEANKGTISSKTLNQFSCVTLGGLVAELLVAGNSDGHLADILKLWSVLTWFGLPKSEADLHLRWAATNTAFIMSRHCETRLRLAEAMTLAKPIGLCIDTIENCLEGAII
- the LOC103492218 gene encoding uncharacterized protein LOC103492218 isoform X1, encoding MFLTAAVYDFTFDLEFHRRVPVTGYVVSSAERRRALKLVDRALSKRQYKSAVSLVKQLQGKPYGLRGFGAAKQIIKRRLELDESEVNGMDMLSLQPLVDSILDSVQQCLQISFLEEILSAEKPESSMAEGRHSSRCEEQEHFICAQHEAGHFLVGYLMGVLPKEYQVPSVQALSQNRFAEGKVSFVGFEFLGEIDSVKILGQNADIKKFNKRANKGTISSKTLNQFSCVTLGGLVAELLVAGNSDGHLADILKLWSVLTWFGLPKSEADLHLRWAATNTAFIMSRHCETRLRLAEAMTLAKPIGLCIDTIENCLEGAII